The Bradyrhizobium sp. WBAH42 genome includes a window with the following:
- a CDS encoding ROK family protein: MATDELVKTTGIAQHGASRLPSVDVDSFNIEIKDEDGFLGDRASKGAFREILEEWRKPLRKSGEDPFGEEPSDKISKKVLDAVLVGDDTEATAVVHSAIEDFAQELAYVTRRFLKTKAWAKTECIVVGGGFRASRLGEIAIARAEIILKSEGFKVDLVPIRFDPDDAGLIGALHLAPSWIFEAYDSILAVDIGGTNIRCGIVETRWKKAPDLSKAIVFKSELWRHADDEPSREAAVKRLVKMLQGLVEDAAAEGFKLAPFIGIACPGVINADGSIEKGAQNLPGNWESSKFNLPASLVEAIPQIGDHDTAILMHNDGVVQGLSEVPFMQHVQRWGVLTIGTGLGNARFTNRRKESNGKDKDSAENGKKKDKDGKKGD, from the coding sequence ATGGCGACGGACGAACTGGTCAAGACGACGGGCATCGCCCAGCACGGCGCGAGCCGCCTGCCGTCGGTCGATGTCGACAGCTTCAACATCGAGATCAAGGACGAGGACGGGTTTCTCGGCGACCGCGCCTCTAAGGGCGCCTTTCGCGAGATCCTCGAGGAATGGCGCAAGCCCTTACGCAAGAGCGGCGAGGATCCGTTCGGCGAGGAGCCGTCCGACAAGATCAGCAAGAAGGTCCTGGATGCCGTTCTGGTCGGCGACGACACCGAGGCCACCGCCGTCGTGCACAGCGCGATCGAGGATTTTGCGCAGGAGCTCGCCTACGTCACGCGGCGATTCCTCAAGACCAAGGCCTGGGCCAAGACCGAATGCATCGTGGTCGGCGGCGGCTTTCGCGCCTCTAGGCTCGGCGAGATCGCCATTGCTCGGGCCGAGATCATCCTGAAATCGGAGGGCTTCAAGGTCGACCTGGTGCCGATCCGCTTCGACCCTGACGATGCCGGCCTCATCGGAGCCTTGCACCTCGCGCCGTCCTGGATCTTCGAGGCCTATGACAGCATTCTCGCCGTCGATATCGGCGGCACCAACATCCGCTGCGGCATCGTCGAGACCCGCTGGAAGAAGGCGCCCGATCTGTCCAAGGCGATCGTCTTCAAATCCGAGCTGTGGCGCCACGCCGACGACGAGCCGAGCCGCGAAGCCGCCGTGAAGCGGCTGGTCAAGATGCTGCAAGGCCTCGTCGAGGACGCCGCGGCCGAAGGCTTCAAGCTCGCACCCTTCATCGGCATCGCCTGTCCCGGTGTGATCAACGCGGACGGCTCGATCGAGAAGGGCGCGCAGAACCTGCCCGGCAATTGGGAGAGCAGCAAGTTCAACCTGCCGGCGAGCCTGGTCGAGGCCATTCCGCAGATCGGCGACCACGACACCGCGATCCTGATGCACAATGACGGCGTGGTTCAGGGCCTCTCCGAGGTGCCGTTCATGCAGCATGTCCAGCGTTGGGGCGTGCTCACCATCGGCACCGGCCTCGGCAACGCGCGCTTCACCAATCGCCGCAAGGAAAGCAACGGCAAGGACAAGGACTCCGCCGAGAACGGCAAGAAAAAGGACAAGGACGGCAAGAAGGGCGACTGA